A genomic stretch from Puntigrus tetrazona isolate hp1 unplaced genomic scaffold, ASM1883169v1 S000000008, whole genome shotgun sequence includes:
- the slc37a1 gene encoding glucose-6-phosphate exchanger SLC37A1 has protein sequence MAPVPPGIRFLTSFNRDQWYRAFTFGLTFLLYTSFHLSRKPISIVKSELHKNCSHVMEAPTESSSSQRPVLHPELDCSWKPFDRNNYKQLLGAMDYSFLCAYAIGMYLSGIIGERLPIRLYLTVGMLTSGLFTCLFGLGYVYDVHSLGFYIFVQVANGLVQTTGWPSVVTCIGNWFGKGRRGLIMGLWNSHTSVGNILGSLIAGYYVSSNWGLSFIVPGVIIAAMGVICFLFLIEHPNDLKIASTQSSAPSNQKVHKNWNGVNGHKDLYLQYKPGAKAQSWDTELLLGQDSIGVCVPVQQVVVVKSEAEPSAISFMGALRIPGVVEFSLCLLFAKLVSYTFLFWLPLYITKAAHLDAKKAGDLSTLFDVGGIVGGILAGVISDKMGKRATTCAVMLLLAAPTLYGFSMMSQFGLGPTIGMLLVCGGLVNGPYALITTAVSADLGTHKSLKGNARALSTVTAIIDGTGSVGAAVGPLLAGLLSAQGWDQVFYMLMTADFLALLLLLRLVTKELRSHRNRPGVAVELKEH, from the exons ATGGCACCGGTCCCACCTGGCATCCGCTTCTTGACATCCTTCAATAGGGACCAGTG GTACAGGGCCTTCACGTTTGGCCTCACGTTCCTGCTCTACACGAGTTTCCATCTGTCCAGGAAGCCCATCAGCATCGTCAAG AGTGAGCTGCATAAGAACTGCTCTCATGTGATGGAGGCGCCTACAGAGAGCAGCAGCAGCCAGCGGCCTGTGCTTCACCCAGAGCTAGACTGCAGCTGGAAGCCTTTCG ACAGAAATAACTATAAGCAGCTGCTCGGAGCAATGGATTACTCTTTCCTGTGTGCTTATGCCATAGGCATGTATCTAAG TGGAATAATAGGAGAGCGTTTGCCCATTCGCCTGTACCTGACCGTGGGCATGCTGACCAGTGGTCTTTTCACCTGTCTGTTTGGACTGGGATACGTCTATGACGTCCATAGCCTGggcttttatatatttgttcag GTGGCCAATGGCTTGGTTCAGACCACTGGTTGGCCTAGTGTTGTGACTTGCATTGGCAACTGGTTTGGTAAGGGCAG GAGAGGCCTCATCATGGGTCTGTGGAACTCTCACACGTCGGTGGGCAACATCCTGGGCTCTTTGATCGCTGGATATTATGTCTCCTCTAACTGGGGTCTGTCTTTCATCGTCCCCGGAGTTATCATCGCTGCTATGGGAGTCATCTGCTTCCTCTTTCTAATAGAGC ACCCTAATGATCTGAAGATCGCCAGTACACAGAGCTCAGCTCCAAGCAATCAG aaGGTTCATAAAAACTGGAATGGTGTGAATGGACATAAAGACCTTTACCTGCAGTACAAGCCAGGAGCTAAAGCACAG AGCTGGGACACGGAGCTTCTGCTGGGACAGGACAGCATTGGCGTGTGTGTTCCTGTGCAGCAGGTGGTGGTGGTGAAGAGCGAGGCCGAACCGTCAGCCATCAGCTTCATGGGAGCTTTACGCATTCCT gGAGTGGTGGAGTTCTCTCTTTGTCTGCTGTTTGCCAAACTGGTCAGTTACACCTTCCTCTTCTGGCTTCCCCTTTACATCACTAAAGCAG CTCACCTTGATGCCAAGAAAGCTGGAGACCTTTCAACTCTGTTTGACGTGGGAGGCATTGTTG gagggATCCTGGCTGGAGTGATCTCTGATAAGATGGGAAAGAGGGCCACCACTTGTGCTGTGATGCTTCTGCTGGCTGCGCCCACA cTCTACGGCTTCTCTATGATGAGTCAGTTTGGCCTGGGTCCTACTATTG GCATGCTGCTGGTGTGTGGTGGTTTAGTCAACGGACCATACGCTCTCATCACAACCGCTGTCTCTGCTGATTTG ggcaCACACAAGAGTCTGAAGGGCAATGCCAGGGCTCTGTCTACGGTGACGGCTATTATAGACGGCACTGGATCTGTCG GTGCTGCCGTGGGACCTTTGTTAGCAGGGCTGCTGTCAGCACAAGGATGGGATCAGGTCTTTTACATGCTCATGACCGCAGACTTTTTAGCACTGCTG CTTTTACTGAGACTTGTGACGAAGGAGCTTCGCTCTCATAGGAACCGGCCAGGAGTCGCTGTCGA ACTGAAGGAACACTGA
- the zgc:152951 gene encoding uncharacterized protein zgc:152951 isoform X1, with amino-acid sequence MVEDGPVMRGRVTVYSVPGCPHCLQAKATLSALGVPVCDVDVDQHRELRARLKERTGRSTLPQIFFNNLYVGNNEDLQNLDRERLEHLVLSVREEPVPLDAPPVPGETSLDSDGEVGGGACELSEALRTLTLKLYSDHLSEDGKTVDYKAVSRSVCFERYCDLAVQLQRVELLSLSREEKLAFFINIYNTLVIHGNLRLGFPKNIWQRYRFFNYVSYFIGGEVFTLQDIENGVLRGNRKGVAQLMKPFSRNDPRLQVALPEVEPLIHFALNCGAKGCPPIKTYTPQDIDSQLRAAAEAFLENEDSCVIDSVGREVKLSQIFKWYKADFGGTDEKLLTWVSEHMGASRKKRTLQALLSEGKVKVSYLPYDWSINSSD; translated from the exons ATGGTGGAAGACGGGCCGGTCATGAGGGGACGGGTGACGGTGTACTCGGTGCCAGGCTGTCCTCACTGCTTACAGGCCAAAGCCACTCTGAGTGCGTTAGGGGTGCCTGTGTGTGACGTAGACGTGGACCAGCACCGAGAGCTACGAGCGCGACTGAAGGAGCGCACGGGCCGCAGTACCCTACCCCAGATATTCTTCAATAACCTCTACGTGGGAAACAACGAGGACCTCCAGAACCTG gatCGTGAGAGGCTGGAGCATCTCGTCCTGTCAGTGAGAGAGGAGCCTGTGCCGCTGGACGCTCCGCCTGTTCCTGGGGAAACCAGCCTGGACTCTGATGGTGAGGTTGGTGGAG GAGCCTGTGAGCTTTCGGAGGCACTGAGGACTCTGACCCTGAAACTCTACTCTGATCATCTCTCTGAAGATGGCAAG ACAGTTGATTACAAGGCCGTGTCCCGGAGCGTGTGCTTCGAGAGGTACTGCGATCTAGCTGTCCAGCTTCAGCGCGTGGAGCTGCTGTCTCTGAGTCGGGAAGAGAAACTGGCTTTCTTCATCAACATCTACAACACCCTCGTCATCCACGGGAACCTGCGTCTGGGCTTTCCCAAGAACATATGGCAAAGGTATCGG TTCTTCAACTACGTGAGCTACTTCATTGGTGGTGAGGTGTTCACGCTGCAGGATATTGAAAATGGAGTGCTTCGAGGAAATCGTAAAGGTGTGGCACAACTCATGAAGCCCTTTTCCAGGAACGATCCTCGGCTGCAG GTGGCACTTCCTGAAGTTGAGCCTCTCATTCATTTTGCACTGAACTGTGGTGCAAAGGGCTGCCCTCCAATTAAGACATACACACCACAG GACATTGATAGTCAGTTGCGTGCTGCAGCAGAAGCGTTCCTGGAGAATGAGGACAGCTGCGTGATTGACAGTGTGGGACGAGAAGTAAAACTCAGCCAGATCTTTAAGTGGTACAAAGCAGATTTCGGAGGCACCGATGAAAAG cTGCTGACCTGGGTGTCCGAGCATATGGGAGCATCACGGAAGAAGAGGACTCTACAGGCTCTGCTGTCAGAAGGAAAGGTCAAAGTGAGCTATCTGCCCTATGACTGGTCTATAAACAGCTCAGACTGA
- the zgc:152951 gene encoding uncharacterized protein zgc:152951 isoform X2 produces MVEDGPVMRGRVTVYSVPGCPHCLQAKATLSALGVPVCDVDVDQHRELRARLKERTGRSTLPQIFFNNLYVGNNEDLQNLDRERLEHLVLSVREEPVPLDAPPVPGETSLDSDGACELSEALRTLTLKLYSDHLSEDGKTVDYKAVSRSVCFERYCDLAVQLQRVELLSLSREEKLAFFINIYNTLVIHGNLRLGFPKNIWQRYRFFNYVSYFIGGEVFTLQDIENGVLRGNRKGVAQLMKPFSRNDPRLQVALPEVEPLIHFALNCGAKGCPPIKTYTPQDIDSQLRAAAEAFLENEDSCVIDSVGREVKLSQIFKWYKADFGGTDEKLLTWVSEHMGASRKKRTLQALLSEGKVKVSYLPYDWSINSSD; encoded by the exons ATGGTGGAAGACGGGCCGGTCATGAGGGGACGGGTGACGGTGTACTCGGTGCCAGGCTGTCCTCACTGCTTACAGGCCAAAGCCACTCTGAGTGCGTTAGGGGTGCCTGTGTGTGACGTAGACGTGGACCAGCACCGAGAGCTACGAGCGCGACTGAAGGAGCGCACGGGCCGCAGTACCCTACCCCAGATATTCTTCAATAACCTCTACGTGGGAAACAACGAGGACCTCCAGAACCTG gatCGTGAGAGGCTGGAGCATCTCGTCCTGTCAGTGAGAGAGGAGCCTGTGCCGCTGGACGCTCCGCCTGTTCCTGGGGAAACCAGCCTGGACTCTGATG GAGCCTGTGAGCTTTCGGAGGCACTGAGGACTCTGACCCTGAAACTCTACTCTGATCATCTCTCTGAAGATGGCAAG ACAGTTGATTACAAGGCCGTGTCCCGGAGCGTGTGCTTCGAGAGGTACTGCGATCTAGCTGTCCAGCTTCAGCGCGTGGAGCTGCTGTCTCTGAGTCGGGAAGAGAAACTGGCTTTCTTCATCAACATCTACAACACCCTCGTCATCCACGGGAACCTGCGTCTGGGCTTTCCCAAGAACATATGGCAAAGGTATCGG TTCTTCAACTACGTGAGCTACTTCATTGGTGGTGAGGTGTTCACGCTGCAGGATATTGAAAATGGAGTGCTTCGAGGAAATCGTAAAGGTGTGGCACAACTCATGAAGCCCTTTTCCAGGAACGATCCTCGGCTGCAG GTGGCACTTCCTGAAGTTGAGCCTCTCATTCATTTTGCACTGAACTGTGGTGCAAAGGGCTGCCCTCCAATTAAGACATACACACCACAG GACATTGATAGTCAGTTGCGTGCTGCAGCAGAAGCGTTCCTGGAGAATGAGGACAGCTGCGTGATTGACAGTGTGGGACGAGAAGTAAAACTCAGCCAGATCTTTAAGTGGTACAAAGCAGATTTCGGAGGCACCGATGAAAAG cTGCTGACCTGGGTGTCCGAGCATATGGGAGCATCACGGAAGAAGAGGACTCTACAGGCTCTGCTGTCAGAAGGAAAGGTCAAAGTGAGCTATCTGCCCTATGACTGGTCTATAAACAGCTCAGACTGA
- the LOC122332302 gene encoding 5-hydroxytryptamine receptor 1F-like has protein sequence MAPNDTDAGKPGDMIILSLTLSFLAVLTTAMNCLVITAIIVTRKLHHPANYLICSLAVTDLLVAVLVMPFSIVYIVMNTWVMGEVMCNIWLIVDITCCTCSILHLAAIAVDRYRAITDAVEYSRKRTSLRAAVMISVVWLLSIVVSLPPMLLRQQEENSCIIKHDNIGSALYSTFGAFYIPLILILILYYKIYRAAKTLYNRRASCLSKPEVNGHMLPKCSDREPTTPDTLSPPEKSVSEPSTEGDRARITTKSPKSRSRRERSVRRRRISSTRERKAATTLGLILGAFVICWLPFFIHEVIVNVCKSCDPLSPKVTNFLIWLGYLNSLINPLIYTIFNEDFKRAFQKLIKCKNYL, from the coding sequence ATGGCACCAAACGACACAGATGCCGGCAAGCCCGGTGACATGATCATCCTCTCTCTCACGCTTTCGTTTCTTGCTGTGCTGACGACGGCCATGAACTGCTTGGTCATTACAGCCATCATCGTCACGCGCAAACTGCACCATCCCGCGAACTATCTCATCTGCTCACTGGCCGTGACCGACCTGTTGGTGGCCGTATTAGTCATGCCCTTCAGCATCGTCTACATTGTGATGAACACGTGGGTCATGGGTGAAGTCATGTGCAACATCTGGTTAATCGTGGACATAACCTGCTGCACGTGCTCCATTCTGCACCTCGCGGCCATCGCAGTGGACCGGTACCGAGCCATTACGGACGCCGTGGAGTATTCGAGAAAGAGGACGTCTCTACGGGCCGCCGTCATGATCAGCGTGGTGTGGCTCCTCTCTATAGTCGTCTCTCTGCCGCCAATGCTGCTGAGACAACAGGAAGAAAACTCGTGCATCATTAAGCACGACAACATCGGCTCCGCGCTTTACTCCACGTTTGGGGCTTTTTACATCCCGCTGATACTCATTCTCATTCTCTACTACAAGATCTACCGAGCAGCGAAGACTCTGTACAACAGGAGAGCCAGTTGTCTCAGCAAGCCGGAGGTGAACGGACACATGCTTCCAAAGTGCAGCGACCGGGAGCCGACGACCCCCGACACCCTCAGCCCTCCGGAGAAATCGGTGTCTGAACCCTCCACCGAAGGCGACAGGGCACGCATCACTACGAAAAGCCCCAAGTCTCGGTCCCGCAGAGAGCGGTCTGTCAGGAGGCGACGCATCTCCAGCACGCGTGAGAGGAAGGCCGCCACCACCCTGGGACTCATTCTGGGGGCCTTTGTCATCTGCTGGCTGCCGTTCTTCATCCATGAGGTGATTGTTAACGTCTGTAAATCCTGCGATCCTCTCTCTCCGAAGGTAACCAACTTTCTGATCTGGCTGGGTTATCTGAACTCTCTCATCAACCCACTGATTTACACCATCTTTAATGAGGATTTCAAAAGGGCTTTTCAGAAGTTGATCAAGTGCAAGAATTACCTCTAA